The region CCCAGCAGCGCGAGGCCAGCCTCCTCCCCCACCTCTCGCCACGCCCGCTCCAGCGTGTGCCCATGCCGCTCGATGGGCAGGCCACCGCGTTCCTCGACCTCGAAGGGCTGCGCCTGGGGCCAGTACAGCCACAGGTCGAGGTCGGAGGTGGGGCGGGCGGTGCCCCGTGCGACCGAGCCACCGACCCGGAAACCCAGCACCCCCACCGTCGTGGCCTGGCTCAACTCCTCGGTCAGGAGGCGGCGGTGAACCTCATGGAGGACGAAGGAGAGCTCAGGCTGACCCGTCACCCCTCAAAGCCGTGCGGATGGCTCCGGTGCCACTCCCAGGCGGTCCGCACAATCTCCTTGAGGTCAGTGAACTGCGGCTGGAAGCCCAGGTCCTCCACGATGCGCCGGGCGTCCGCGACGAGGCGGGGCGGGTCGCCCGCGCGACGGGGAGCGATCTCACGTGGCAGGGGTGGCAGGCCCTCTTCCGCGATGACCGCGTCCACCGCGCCAAGCACCTCCCGCACCGAGAAGCCGTGCCCCAGGCCCACGTTGTAGGTCGCGGCGGACATCTGCCCGCGCTCCAGTGCCTCGACCGCCAGCACGTGCGCGTCGGCGAGGTCCTGCACGTGGACGTAGTCGCGGATGCAGGTGCCGTCGGGGGTGGGGTAGTCGTCCCCGAAGATCATCATCTTCTCGCGCTGGCCCAGGGCCGTGAGGCAGGCGAGTTCGATCAGGTGAGTCTTGTTGGTGTGGTCCTCCCCGATCTCACCCCCCGGCGCGGCCCCGCACACGTTGAAGTATCGCAGCACCACGAAGGGCAGGGCGTGCGCCGCGTGGAAGGCCTGGATCATCCGCTCCGTCATCAGTTTGGTTTCGCCGTAGACGCTCTCGGGATGCAGGGGCGCGTCCTCGGGAATGGGCACATTGTCGGTGGTGCCGTAGACGGCCGCCGTCGAGGAAAAGACCAGCGGCACCACCCGCGTCTGCACAATGGCGTCCAAGAGGTTGAGGCTGCCCACCACGTTGTTGCAGTAGTAGCGGCCTGGGGCGCCCATGCTCTCGCCCACCTCAATCAGCGCGGCGAAGTGGATGATGGCGTCGGGCCGGTGCGCCTCCAGCACCGTTCGGACCGCCTCCGCGTCCAGCAGGTCGCCCCGCACGCACGCCACGTCCGCGGGAAGCGCCTGCGCATGGCCGCCCGTGAGGTTGTCCAGCACCACCACCTCGTGGCCTGCCGCCCGCAACTGCCGCACCGTGTGCGACCCGATGTATCCCGCTCCCCCGACGACCAGCAGCTTCATGGGAAACAGCGTAAAGGATGGACCGTCCGGGCAGCGCGGGCCGCGGGTGGTACGCTCCGGCATGGACATGGAGCGCTACCGGGTACCGCCACAGCAGCGGGCTCACCTGGACGACTGGAATCCGCGCGACAAGGCTGGCCTGAGCAAGGAGGAAGGCAGCGCCCGGCTGGAGCACCTGCTGAACGACCTCGCCGATCTGCAAGAGCGCCTGTATGCCGAGGGACAGCAGGCCCTCTTAATCGTGTTGCAGGCCCGTGACGCCGGGGGCAAGGACGGCACGGTGAAGAAGGTCATCGGGGCTTTCAATCCAAGCGGCGTCCACATCGCCAACTTCAAGGTGCCTACCTCGGAGGAGCAGGCCCACGATTTCCTGTGGCGGGTCCATGCCCGCGTACCGCCCCTGGGCATGATCGGCGTGTTCAACCGCAGCCATTACGAAGACGTGCTGGTGCCCCGCGCTCAGGG is a window of Deinococcus sp. HSC-46F16 DNA encoding:
- the galE gene encoding UDP-glucose 4-epimerase GalE encodes the protein MKLLVVGGAGYIGSHTVRQLRAAGHEVVVLDNLTGGHAQALPADVACVRGDLLDAEAVRTVLEAHRPDAIIHFAALIEVGESMGAPGRYYCNNVVGSLNLLDAIVQTRVVPLVFSSTAAVYGTTDNVPIPEDAPLHPESVYGETKLMTERMIQAFHAAHALPFVVLRYFNVCGAAPGGEIGEDHTNKTHLIELACLTALGQREKMMIFGDDYPTPDGTCIRDYVHVQDLADAHVLAVEALERGQMSAATYNVGLGHGFSVREVLGAVDAVIAEEGLPPLPREIAPRRAGDPPRLVADARRIVEDLGFQPQFTDLKEIVRTAWEWHRSHPHGFEG
- a CDS encoding polyphosphate kinase 2 family protein; amino-acid sequence: MDMERYRVPPQQRAHLDDWNPRDKAGLSKEEGSARLEHLLNDLADLQERLYAEGQQALLIVLQARDAGGKDGTVKKVIGAFNPSGVHIANFKVPTSEEQAHDFLWRVHARVPPLGMIGVFNRSHYEDVLVPRAQGRLDAAATARRLEHIRAFEALLTDARVRVVKFYLHISPEEQRERLQARLDDPTKYWKFNPADLKAREAWEDYTQAYQDVLATSTPEAPWYVIPADHKWFRNLLIAEVLRQTLRNMNPQYPPPTFDPATVQIP